Sequence from the Mytilus galloprovincialis chromosome 13, xbMytGall1.hap1.1, whole genome shotgun sequence genome:
tctaagacaatAAAGTCTAGAATTAGACTAAAGAATTTTTATTAATACACCATGCCAAAAACCTTGTCACATTTTATTACTTCTGGTGAGAATGGAAAGTTTATTACCGatgtaattttgttttgataagcTCTAAACATgctataaaaaaagtatttatgaTTCCAAACTGACATCTAGTACACAGTTATCAAACCATCACATCGAAATTGAGTAACGAGCTGTAGTGACAGTGCTGATCTTGATTTTAGTCAAACCGAAGACACAAATCTGATGgttagaaaatttaatatttactgaCTAATGTATATGTTATTGCCTTTCCGAgcttatgtaaaagatttatatcaatttgttttaaaatgttaaacttcTCAAATGACATGAAaccaatataaacaaatataaattatataaattatataaataacaacaaGCACATAcaatacaaaaagtttttttttttaacttttatccCCAATTCTCAATTGTTCGTTCCGACACAAAATCTCCTTTAGGACTTGAAGTTCCTGGCGGTAGTAATGCCAAGTACACGGGTGTATCGGCTCCTAAAATAGAAAACAATCTTGTTTAAATTATGTGTTTGACCTTGAAAAAtacttgtattttatatttcacCTTTTTGGTGAATGATTTGCTTTAATTTCAGTAACTGCTAGACGTCATTTGTTAAGTTAGATTCATGGTAAaccgccatcttgaattgtaaaatCGCAGTACTCAattggtctagttatttgcccaaatctgcaaatttggagagatttgcaatttatttgtacgactgtttattttatataaaaaaaagtaagtgATTTATTCCGTTATCTAAACTGTTTGAACAAATAGCAAATACTTgtgtttttagaataaaatgtTCAACTTACCcatttaaggggaaataactctaggTAAAAACATTATAGTGGAATGATagaaaaaatttaatatttacttgtagtaagaaaacaagttcggtgacacaattttttctttttattttcttaagtgACATTGTAAAAcctgtcttttcatttttaattttggcaATTTTGCACAACTTGTAGCTTAAAAAATTGCACGGTAACCcgtactttttattatatttttgaaaaatgcatagtaaaatcttcattttgacaAAGTCTAAAAAAATGCTTTCTGAGGAAATATATGTAGTACTGTAAAGTGCCATAGGGATGCTAAaacgcgatggtcacgctaaagtgcgatggtttgaTACGCTAAAATGCGATGTTCTTTACTATTTAATATAACACGCTAAAGTCCGATGCCGCGATACTCTAAAGTGCGTTTGTTCGCAAAAGTACGGACGTTAGCATCATGACGCTACAAGCTGTTTGTACAAATAGAAATGAAAATGCCGTTAAACGAGAATGTTTGTGCAGAAGAAGGTTTTTCTTgacaagaaaaaagaaacaaataatcgTAATCAGGAACACTTTTGGTCTGTGCTACAGGAGTTTGTATGCGGAATAGTTATTTCCAAAATATCATCGACAGTAACAGAAATGCAAACCTTTGATCCAACTATGTCGGCGGGGATAATTGAGTTTCTGTCAGGATACTTGAAAACATAGAAACTGACGATAGTAAGCCAAAGGTAAGGCTAATACCGCAAAAGAGAACAAAAACGGCAAAATACACCAATTGTCAACGTAATTGATTCGTCCAAATTTCATTTACTTgatataaaaaatcatttttaacttTCTAGTtgaattaatttataattttttttttaccatatggtTCGTCATATCTTTGAAAGATATAAATACTAGTCGACAAGACAGTAACCTAGCGAATAAGGGTGTAATGTcataatatgattgccaatgagaagaGTCTCTATTAATGTCATTACTATAATTAACTCTAGGTTACCATGCAGACAGTATTCTATGACGACCAAAGGGTATTAAAACTACCAGACTGTGAGTGTAAACCAatttaaatgaaaacaagaatgtgtccatagtacacggatgcctcactcgcactatcattttctatgttcggtGGGCCGTTAAATTGGGggaaaactctaatttgacattaaaattagaaagatcatgacTGTCATAGGGAACTTTGTATTTagtttcaagatgattggacgtcaacttcatcaaaaactaccttcaccaaaaactttaacctgtagcgggacagacggacgaacggagccacggACTAGAAAACATAAAGCCTCTCTACttttgtaggtggggcatacaaataacagactgatttatatacaaataaaacaacaacaaaaacaaattaagcaTTGATAAACTTCGCAAAGCAAGCTATGTAAGAAGGCGAAATGACAAGTGTGAAACAATTCAGATAAGAGACACATTCAATTCTAGAAAATCAacgatttatgacaaaacaacaaacaaaaagaaaacactttATATCTTTCTTTACACAGATATGTTCCGTTGCAATGTTGTATTCATATACCTCAAATATTGCCAAATCGTAATATATCGAATGTTTTGCCTAAGGTTTCTGTCTTCCCGGCCTATAATTACTACATTTTGGTaggatagttgtcttattagcaatcataccacatctccttatgttATACCATTTGTATGTGTTTGTTGGTATaatattgattatatatatatgtatttaaatgggttTGAGACAATATTGGAGTTTACACCTCTCTTCACTacaacgaaatagaaaataacgAAAATAAACATGACtttttgtatcaaaatatgaaattgttttgtttttttcgttgtttaaaattcataatcTAGTCATAACTGTTACATAAACAATGCGTATGTGTTACCTTGAATTATTGTCTTTGGGCCTTTATGTAATGTCATATCTGTTGCAACATAGCCAGGACAACActataaagataaaacaaaatcaaaatcaaatacaagtTGTCCTCCTTTAGTttgatacatagaaaaaaaaacagtaccaTTGATGACGATCAAAGTATTTGGTAATATCACAGTGACAAGTTTCTATTCTGATGATTTCGAATATCAACCGTTAACTCTTCAGCATTTTGGCAGGTTCTTGTCAACTTAAAGGTTCACGTTTAAAAATCTCagtatgattttatatttgtttttattttgtcttactTGAGAGTTACAATTGTTGAGAAGATAATCACTCACTAATTTGCATTAGTTAATAATTAATGATCTACATCGTGTACTCATgttgttaataaacaataaaatgaagAATAAGATAGACTTTAGGAACAAAATGTCTTTCAAATTGTTCAGTTCAACTTGTGTTCAATTTGGCAAGTCAGAAGTCAGTATAAGTACAATTCATATCATTTCAGTGTAGTATATATCCTCTTTGGACTTATAACAACTAGTGTATGTTATAAAATTAACCACCTGAATAAGGGTCTTGgtaaaatacattaaaaacatttatttattcaataagACTTCATATACTAACATGAATTAATCAACTAGAATCAAACAAATGCATTTACAGGAAGGTTAAAAcgtacattttaaaaattttaacacaGAAAAGGgaagaataaattaatttttgTGATGAAATAATGATTTAAGTCTGGTATGTATTGTACTTTTGAATAAGTGTGAACAGTAAACTGTTTTGTCTGAATCTATATGGCAATCATTTAGTTTTCAAATATAGTTATATAGTTatctaaaaattatttaaatatctgAACATATTTCATGTTTCATTTGAAAAAACTTTTTGTACACTTTATATATCAGAGAAATCATTTATCAGGGAAGACTTACAGCATTAACGATAATATCTTCCCTAGGATCTGAGTTTAATAATCTTTGTTGAATAAACGTCATAACAGTTACTCCAAGTTTTGACATTCCATAAGGCTTCAAAAAGAATCCTTGCttttcatggtcatcattttGTGCAGCACTAAAATAATGTACAATTTATTTCATTAGCAACCAAATGCAGATTAGTATATTAACAAATCATCTTGATATCAAAATTAATAACCACTTGTATAACAGTTACACGTTCAACACAGCTTCcaataaaatatgaatacaacaaatatatcttttgtgttggaaaataataaaaagattgtAAAAGCAATTTTATTTTGGCCATTTCTTATCATATGGAAAAATGTAACCTGATATAAATCTGGCTAGTATTAAAACTGAGAGTACAGTTAGATTCTCTGCTGGAACCAATTACTGCATGTTAAATGTCTTAAATGGTGTCTGATAAGCCATCGCCACATTGTAGCATTGTTAAAGAAAAATGTTCGGCATGCAGATTTTACGGTAAAAAGCAACACTTAGTCACCGTTAAAATCTTTCCCGATTATACAACATAATAAATCAAATCTATCATCAACTAAACAACGATACGTGAGATTCTTCGAACACTGCATTTTCTATAATAAGCAAGAAATCACAATTGCGAGTTTCATCGAGTAATACTGACGAAATACACAATGAAAAGAATGAAACGGGGCGTTGCCGATCTGGGGAACTTTTTTATatccaatattcaaaattaaaaaaaaaccaatatacaTAAAAATGACTTATATAACATTCAAAACATATGACAAAATCAGATCCTTGGCTAATCAAATCCGTGGCTTTTCTTTCATAAATTATGTGGTGATTCCCCCTAAGAGATAGTGAGGCTTCAAGTGTCggtacaaaaaaatcatttaattaacATTTGTACAGAACTGACCAATATAATACGTTTTAAGGAGTCCAAATACATAGACGAAACTATTGAATAGCGATAAATAAATTAGTCTATTACTGTTTTTAAATGAAGCAAACTTGAAGCTGTTGCatgttttttgtaatttattcaaggaatgactgtaatatttttttttgtcttgtagCCCGCTCGCCAATAgcgggttatttaaagtgtttaccacattttttattttatttcgaataggcagaaaaaaaattacagtcatttcttagtATTTAATTCCTAAACCCATTTTAAACCGGGGTAAATCATGGAAAAACGTTgctgacgtcacggtcacatgacaaaattatgtataTGGGCTAATAAACAAAACGACTTCAGCCAATCACAAGAATGGTGAGGGTTGTAGGTTAGACCTTAAGTCATATCAAACAAAAGACTAGAAAATTTGTATTTGCTGCTTTTCGGTGAATCCTTTATAGAAATATTGAATGAATTTAAAGCAATAATCTGAATTTTCATATATGCATGAATCCTAGAGATAATATTGAATCTATCACAAATGATGAAAAGGTACATGCGAGCTCATTACAACATAAAAGAGATGCGGGTTAACAATACCGTACCTCAAACCATCATTATAATTGATTTCTTCTAACAAGTCGTACTACAATACCTACTCAATAAATTGTTGAATTAATGCAGTTAATTCATCCATAGTTATGTTTGGCTGTTTGAACTTTGACCTCATCTCTTCACTGCACTTACTAATTGCTTCTTGTGAAGCCATGCTGGATACATTAACTACCCTGTAAAATGTTCATACTAGTATTTTGAAAACAACAAGTTATTTTTCCTTGATTCataatattaaagttttataaaatcatcAATTGAATACCGTTAATGTTTATAAAGTTTTCACCACACATGATTACctataacaaatcaaatatatcaaaaagcGTATGATACTTATTACATACGAAGCTTTTCAAATAGCTGTCTGATATACCTGTGCACATTAACAGACCTTTGCAATAACCTTTTAAAAGGTTCGAAATCCATATTTTTTTATCGAGGTAAATGTCTGATCTTTTCGAATTCCAATTTCCTGACCTTCACCCGGGTCTTCTCacattttcaataatatttgcctttacgttttattttgtttatatgctATTTTCTATCCTtcttttggtgtttttgttttgatttcccCTTGAATTCTTCCTAATTACGTGACAATGACAGATATGGAACCAGAAATACAAAAACAGGAGATGGGTGTAGGCTCTTAAACTAGACACAGTTTTGAATTGAGTATGTAAATATGATGGATTAACCATGAATGTAGCTCcatcaggggggggggggcacgcAATCCCCCATCATAAATCCGACTCTGCATGACACTGCTTATAAAACACAAAGGCGTTCTTGGCTTTATAATTACCTAGCATGTGGCTTAAGAAGAGGAAACAAAGTATTACAAACATTCAAGGTACCAAAGTAATTTGTCCCACATGTCGTTGTAGCCCGCTCGCCAATAGTTCCTACCTGAAAAAAATACGCCAAGAATATATATTTCAACAACAGCACTTATATTCTGTAAATTGTGTAGTTATAAAGCAGATTTAATACGATGTCCGAGACAGTGTTAAATGCGTTGCTCTGTAAGCCCCATTATATATTTTGTAGGTGTAAAATGATCTATGAAATTGACTACATTACATCTCAGTCTCAACGCATTAGCTTACAGTTATGAAATAATAATGTGTCATTACTGTTTTGATAAGAGCTTAACTGTATTTTGTGTTGGATGCTGCTTTTCGATGAACTGTTTGTCAAGTAATAAAGTTGTATATGTTAACTACAGGTCAAACagatagaaaaaagtaaaatcacaaaaatactgaacttacgaggaaaattcaaaacggaaagtccttaatcaaatggcaaaatcaaaggataaaacacatcaaaagaaaggacagcaactgtcatattcctgacgtagtacaagcattttaaaattttagaaaatggtagattgaacctggtttaatgtgTTTCTGTGTAAGCCCCATGATATATTTTGTAGGTGTACCATGATCTTTTAAGGTATATGTTTGAACAATGGCATTTACTCAATGTAACATAATATCTACTGTTTTGCATTTCAAAAATTCAACCTTCAAAAAATTCGGCCTGACGACGCGTTTTGTCGAAAACATATAAAG
This genomic interval carries:
- the LOC143057836 gene encoding carbonyl reductase [NADPH] 3-like, which produces MTTRVAIVTGANKGIGSAIVESLCKQFDGDVILTGRSEERCKAAVAQLQEKGLSSKYYTLDIDDSSSITKLKDFVNDNYGGIDILVNNAGISNKVGTIGERATTTCGTNYFGTLNVCNTLFPLLKPHARVVNVSSMASQEAISKCSEEMRSKFKQPNITMDELTALIQQFIDAAQNDDHEKQGFFLKPYGMSKLGVTVMTFIQQRLLNSDPREDIIVNACCPGYVATDMTLHKGPKTIIQGADTPVYLALLPPGTSSPKGDFVSERTIENWG